The Nerophis ophidion isolate RoL-2023_Sa linkage group LG29, RoL_Noph_v1.0, whole genome shotgun sequence genome includes the window aaaaccttttttttgctaaaatgtcgtagggggggggccttacccaaaaattccaaaaaacggactcgcttcagcagcacaatactggtgctgtagctgtaggaaatatctcaaaacgtcatcaggagtcccaacaataccagaaaatgttagaaaataaatattttttgaaaaaatgtatttgctaaaatgtcataagAGGGACCTtgatgcaaaattaaaaaaaaacggattcGCTTCAGCAGCACAGTACTGGCGCtgttgttgtaggagatgtcttaaaacatcatcaggactcccgacaaaacccgaaaatgggcagaaaatcatatttttggggaacttttttttgctaaaatgtcgtaagcccttatgcaaaaaataaaaaataaataaataaaaaaagattttgcTTCAGCagtacaatactggtgctgtagttgcaggagatgtctcaaaacgtcatcgggagtcccgacaaaacccaaaaatggcagaaaatgcatatttttggaaaacctattttcgcaaaaaaaaagtagacaaaattaaaaaaaaaaaaaaaaattgcttcagcagcacaaggATTGTGCAGGcgatttctcaaattatcatcaGGACGCCTgacaacccgaaaatggcagaaaaattatatttttgggaaagttttttcgctaaaattcaaaaaaacggatttgcttcagcagcacaatactggcgCTGTCGTTGTAGATGTttcaaaacgtaatcaggagtcccgataaaacccgaaaatggcagaaaatgtatatttttggaaaaccttttcgctaaaaaaaagtgcacaaaattaaaaaaaactaatttgcttcagcagcacaaggATTGTGCAGTAGAtttctcaaaacgtcatcaggactcTCGAcaaaaacccgaaaatggcagaaaatgcatatttttggaaaactttttttcgctataATGTCGGGagagggggggccttacgcaaaaattccaaaaaacggagtttcttcagcagcacaatactggtgctatagttgtaggaaatgtctaaaaacatcctcAGGAGTGCCGACATAACCCGAAaacggcagaaaatgcataattttgtaaaacgtttttttgcaaaaatgtcgaacggggggggggccttacgcaaaaattccccaaaaacggACTCGCTTCAGtatggtgctatagttgtaggaaatgtctcaaaacctcttcagaagtgccgacaaaaccagagaagggcagaaaatgcatatttttggaaaactttatttctcgaaaatgtcgtaggggggggggggcttacgcaaaaattcccaaaaacaaacttgcttcagccgcacaattgttgaaagtatgttagtatgttgaatgaatgtatgttgaatgaatgtatgttagtatgttgaatgaatgtatgttgaatgaatgtatgttagtatgttgaatgaatgtatgttgaattaatgtatgttgaatcaatgtatgttagtatgttgaatgaatgtatgttagttttttgttagaaagtatgttgaatgaatgtttgttagtatgttgaatgaatgtatgaaagaatgttgaatgaatgtatgttagtatgttgaatgaaatgatgttgaatgaatgtatgttagtatgttgaatgaaagtttgttgaatgaatgtattaaagtatgttgaatgattgtatgttagtatgttgaatgaatgtatgccaAATTAAAGattataatgaaaaataattagCCTACAAAATGATTTTGCtaacatttttattcaacatttccaaaatatCAAAGTGTTAACATTTGCAGCAATAGTACACACTCCACACAAAGAAAAAGTATACATGAAGACAACTATTTGAATACGTCTAAGAAAACATGTGATACGACTAAAACAAAGCCGTTGTAAAAATATATCGCCCTTTATTTGTCGAGAAATATTGCAAAGTGGTGTAAAAATACATTCCAAAAGTTTGGTGTGCTTTCTTCCCTGCTGTTGCCTTTGACTTTGGCGCCTCCTAGCGGTTGGAATGAGTATTAGGGAACAATATGAAATCATGTAGTTTAAAGACTTTTAGGAAAGTAAAAAATATGTGCTTGTGTTGAAAGGTTTTGGtagaaaaataaaaacttgtatTCATATGACATCATTCATGTTTATATGACATCTTTGATGTGTTTGTCAAAGTTGTGAAAAAGGTCCAATGAAGATTTGAATGGATAACAAACTCCAGTTGTGTTGAGAAAATCAAACTCGAAATGATTTGTGACTTTTATTTGCAGCCGGCCAACTGGATGATGAGCTCTCGAGCGTCCCGAACGCCGGAGCTAAGCTCCGCCTCCCCTTTCTTCACGCATGTGCCAATGAGGAACAGCTTGCGGTCTCCCACGCGGGAAAGCTCCAAGGCCTCGTGAAGGTCGGTGATGCCGCAAGCGTCCGGAAGGTCCTGGAAGGTAAGACAAACTTTACTGGGGCTTTTTTTCCCCAGTTAGTGACTTTCTTCAAGCTTCTTCACAGTCGTCCTCACCTGTTTGTTGGCCAGCACCATCAGCGGCAGGCCGGGGTCCGAGGTAAGGAGGTCATGTAGCAGCGTCTTGGCAACGGCGAAGAGGTGCGGGGCGGACGAGTCCACCACAAAAACCATCAGCAGAGCCTTGGACATGTACCTGTGCCAGTGAGGTCTTAGCTCCGCCTTCCCACCAACTGACAGAGAAAAGAAAAGTAGAGTGAGTAAGTGGGATATGCTGACCACTCAGGAGTTCTAAGTGGACTTACTCTCCAGGAAGTCCACCTGCAGGTCTTCCCTGTTGATGCACACAGCGTTGAAGCCCTGTGTGGGCTCCAAGTCCACATCCAGGCTGCCGATGGCCAAGCAGTACAGCAGGCTGGACTTGCCGGCTCCATCGAGACCCAGGACCAGGACCTGGGTGCCCTCTGACTTAACTGGCCTGGGCTGCTGCACAAAGACACGGATGCAGTTTTTAATTGGGTACTTGGATATAGACTTAAGTTACAAATCCTTAGGATCTTTCATGTTGTCATTTGGTTCACTGGAATGCTTCAAATCCCATTACAGAAGAGAAAGCACCAGAGGAATCCCAGCACTTCCTACACGGCCCAGGAGGAGAACCCCAGGGATCAATCCTGAGTCCCCTGGTGTTCAGAGTTGAGTCAACTCGAAATATGGGACAAAAAGCCTTTCCCCTATTGTtaaagtctctctctctctctctctctctctctctctctctctctctctctccctcattTCTctcatttctctctctctctttctctttgtATGAAAGTttgaatgaacgtatgttagtatgttgaatgaatgtatgttagtatgttgaaagaaagtatgttgaataaatgttagtataTTAaaagaaagtatgttgaatgtatgttagtatgttgaatgaaagtatgttaaaagaaagtatgttgaatgtatttgttagtatgttaaatgaaagtatgttgaattaatgtatgttagtatgttgaaagaatgtatgttgaatgaatgaatgtatgaaagtatgttgaatgaatgtatgaaagcatgttgaatgtatgttaatatgttgaatgaatttatgttagtatgttgaatgaatgaatgtatgaaagtatgttgaatgaatgtatgaaagcatgttgaatgaatttatgttagtatgttgaatgaaagtatgttgaatgaatgtatgttagtatgttgaatgaaagtatgttgaatgaatgtatgttagtatgttgaatgaatgtatgttagtatgttgaatgaaagtatgttgaatgaatgtatgttagtatgttgaatgaatgtatgttagtatgttgaatgaatgtatgttagtatgttgaatgaaagtatgttagtatgttgaatgaaagtatgtcgaatgaatatatgttagtttgttgaatgaaagtatgttgaatgaatgtatgttagtagttgaatgaaagtatgtcgaatgaatgtatgttagtatgttgaatgaatgtatgttagtatgttgaatgaaagtatgttgaatgaatgtatgttagtatgttgaatgaaagtttgttagtttgttgaatgaaagtctgttgaatgaatgtatgttagtatgttgaatgaaagtatgttagtttgttgaatgaaagtatgttgaatgaatgtatgttagtatgttgaatgaaagtatgtcgaaagaatgtatgttagtttgttgaatgaaagtatgttgaatgaatgtatgttagtttgttgaatgaaagtatgttgaatgaatgtatgttagtatgttgaatgaaagtatgtcgaatgaatgtatgttagtatgttgaatgaaagtatgttagtttgttgaatgaaagtatgttgaatgaatgtatgttagtatgttgaatgaatgtatattagtatgttgaatgaaagtatgttagtttgttgaatgaaagtatgttgaatgaatgtatgttagtttgttgaatgaaagtatgttgaatgaatgtatgttagtagtcgaatgaaagtatgtcgaatgaatgtatgttagtatgttgaatgaaagtatcttagtatgttgaatgaaagtatgttagtatgttgaatgaaagtatgttgaatgaatgtatgttagtatgttgaatgaaa containing:
- the LOC133546169 gene encoding ADP-ribosylation factor-like protein 9, with the translated sequence MSKALLMVFVVDSSAPHLFAVAKTLLHDLLTSDPGLPLMVLANKQDLPDACGITDLHEALELSRVGDRKLFLIGTCVKKGEAELSSGVRDARELIIQLAGCK